GACTTTGAAGAGACAAATTACAGATTAAAAAAAGGGACAGGGGCACTATGGACAGGAAAATTTATTCTTCCGTCATGTATGCCGGCCGGAAATTATACAGTTAAAATCAGGTGCATAGACCAGTCCGCCAACCCTTCCAATGAACTGATACTTGAATTTGAATACCTGCCGCTTGGGTGTATAGAATCCGATTTCAGCTCTGTTGATTATAAGAGCACTATTGTAAAAGTGAATAAATGGGTTACAGGTAACAGTGTATTCGCTGTAAATGACGGATATCCGACAGTACGAAATGCAGGCAATATCCCGGTCAGGATAACAGTCACCCAGGACGATATGGACTTTGGAAAGGATTACAAAGGCCTCTGGAATGTACTGTTTGATACAAGAATGGGAAACAGCGGAACAGTAATTGATTACTTTCCCGGAGAGGATGTAATTATTCCGGAAAAACTGATGCCCTGCAGTACTGAATCGCTGGATTTCTCAATTCATATCCTGTCAGGATTTCCCGGAGACACCCATACAGGGACTATGATTCTTGGTTTTGAGGATGCAGTCTGATAATTCAGCCAAGTAATTAGAAGCCCAACCACATATTTTTCAGAAAAAATATAATATTTAAATAAACAGATCACCGGAATTCCGGTTTAAATGAATGGTATATTCCTTTACCGATTCTGATTAGAGGTGAATACCACCTCATTGAATAATAGTGACGTAGTTCAGCATTAAATTTATTTTTAAAGGGAAATAATTCCGGAGTGTCAGCTCCAATGATTTCATAGTAATCATAACCCTGACTACATGCCCATTCAATAGTATGCCACAATAATATTCCATTGAGATTAAGATTTCCAAACAACAGCCCGGGAGCACCAATCCAGGCATCAACCTTTTTTTTGTAATATGTGATCAAAACTCCGGTCAGAAACTGATCATCCTTTTTGGCGATAAACAGTTTGACATATCCACGGGAAAAATCATCATAAATATCATGAATATACTCCCTTGAAGTATGAATTCTCCCTCTTTTGACCATAAGATCAAATAGCTGATCAATATGCTCCTTTGAACCTTCCTCAATGACTATGCCTGCTTTCCGGGCTTTTTTAATCTCAGAACGTAAATTTATGTGAATATTTGTCCACACTACATCTTTTCCTTCTTTTAGGCTAAGGACATATGTGTGCCTTGGTACCACACTATAACCACTCCAGATAAACGATCTCGGATCATATGGGAAGGGAGACATATCAATTTTAATTACATCCGACATCAGATGATCCTTCATGAAACCATCCAGTACCTTCTGAAATACGATAAATTTAGAATATTTATTTCTGAGTTTTATATCATCATATTTCTTAATTACGGGGCCCAGATAACTGTTTTCAACCCCAACAGGAGGGGAAAATACAATATTAACTGACAGAAACTTATATACATACAGTGGAATCAGCCCGTATAACTCTGAACCTTCATAAGCCATTAAGCGGTATAGTACAGGATCAATACTGCCGGAAAAGACTTTAATTGAAGAATGCTCATTCATTTTTACAAGCCAGTCCCATGTATGATAGAGGGTACTATTATCAGAAGAAAAAACAAGATCATCCCAGGAATTTTTATCACCCTCATCTGCAACCTTTAATTCCATATTTAATACCTCAACCATAAACTAAATATCTTAAGACTGTATCAGAATTTTATCCCGCACAAAATAAGATGTATAAATGCATTTGATCTCATAATTCAGTAGGAATAACTATTGAATTCATGCAACACTTATCAAACCAAAAACCCCATAACATTTATAGCAGCCAACAAATATACTTCAGAACAGTACTTAACCAACAATTAATGATACATATTCCGTTACAGGGCGATTACATCTGTCACAACAGAACCCAATATGATTAATAACATAATATCTCCCTTCAGCCGGATTAACCGTCACTGAAAAAGGTTCTGAATCAGAACATATAGACAGAGAACTACATATCGGCATTGGGCCCTCCCCTTACAATAACAATATCTATTTCACCATCCGGTGAAGATCTAAAAAGAATATTGTCTGCAACATTAATGCCGGTTATGCATGCTGCTCCGGCTGCCGCAATAAGTACAGAAAACTGAAATATGATACAGAAAAATAAACTGTTACAATTCATTAAAACCCCCGGGTATTCATTTTTTGAATAGTCACAAAAATGTTATAAATCTAAGCCGGGCATAATTAAAAAAAGTAAATTGTTTCAATCCTGTAAAAGTCAAATTGAACGTAAAACAAGGGAAACAGATATTTCACAGGATTCTGTTATAGTGATTATGGGAGATTCTCCAAAACTTCAGAAGACGAAACATGAATAATCTCAGAGATTAATCAGTAGCCACATTTCTGCCTGATATCTTCACATATACGAACATTCTTTACTGCCTGATCCGGACTGACCGGAAATTCCTTACCAGACCTAACACAGTCAACAAAAGTGTTCAGTTCCACTTTTAAGGGTTCAACCTTGCTGACCATTACTTTCTCCACAATATTCTCCTGAATGTATTTATCAGCATCATGAGAATACCTTTCAGGTTTTTTATGAATATACACCTCCTGAGTCATATAATCTCCCTCTATAGTAAAATTTTCCTCTTCGATATAGACCATTCTGATCTTTTTTGAAGATTTCCGGCTCGTTGAGAGATATACAGGAAAACCGGGAAATTCAAATATTGCGCCGCATATATCACTGTTGCCGGAAGAGTAAAGATTGTAGGGACCCCTGAAGTGGCCATTATTGAATATTATATCAATATCATGAATCATTAAATCTTCAACAACACTACTTCCGTTTATCCTGATAGATGAAGGGTTATGTCTCTTCATTTCTACATAAAGAGGAGAATCAATAATTCTGGATATTTCATTAACAATCGGGTTAAACCGCTCAATATGTCCCACTCCAGCCACAATATCATCAGGAATTTCTGATAATAACTCTTCACCCTGCTTTGAAGTCTGACAGATCGGTTTTTCTATCAGCATACTGATACCAGCCCTGGCAACCTGTACTGCGGTCTCATAATGATACTGAGTAGAGACACAGATGCTCACAGCATCAACGTTTTTTAGCAGCTCATCAACTGAATCAACCACATTTATCCCGCATCCCTTTGCAATTCCGGATGACGCACTGCTGTTGACATCATACAAAAAAAGATCTCCGACTTCCTTCATCTCCGAATACACTCTCACATGATTCTTCCCCATAACGCCTGTTCCAATAACCCCTACATCCATTATAAATTACCTCAGTTTACTGAAATTAAATCTGTAACCAATTCTTCAGTGAGCACACTGGATCAGTTTTTCGTGACCTTTTACATTCCTGAAAAACCCGTTAAGAAAAAATATACTATTCTTTTCCAGAATATACCAAAATCTCCTGTATCTGAACAGTACTCTTAAATCCTGATTCTGAGAGGTTCAGATAATAAAATAAGATTATGCCATGCAGAGGCTTTCAGGATTGAACTGTGAATAAACTAAGAATTAATTTCTGTGCATAAGGTCTGAAAACCGCAATAATCTGATGAACTGGTATATTCGGCGAATATAAATAAATTCAGAACAACAAAACTTCCGTCATGACGTATAAATTCAGATTTTAAACTCTCAGGTGCAGAACTGCCTGAATTCTTCCTCATATCAAGGCAATCCAGAATTCTGCTCTCATCTCCGGATATGAAATCAAAAATATATTTCCCAGCCATCTCTGAAGGCTGATAACCCAAAACACCAATACAACCCGGATCGGCATATGTAATAAGCCCGTTATAATCAATATAGAAAATAATATTTTTGAATCCTCTAATCAGGGAATCGTATAAATTCTCAACTTTCTTAAGTCTGGACTGAATATTGGTAATATCAGTTATATCCCTTAAAAAAACTGCAATGCCAATATTCCCATCAATAGAAACAGTTTTTATAAAATTCGCCGTGAATTTCTTCACCGCATCATTTTTTATCACCGAAATTTCCTGATTATCAAATTCTGTTAAGATGTCAAAACCAAAATTCTCCCCGCACGGACTTAAAATATCAAAAACATATCTGCCATATATTTCATTTTCTTCTTTGCCCACAAGATCCAAAAAGGATCTGTTTCCAAAGACAATATTATAGTCCTGATCCAGAGTAATTATACAGTCTGAAAGGCAGTTTAAAATATCATTAATGGGAATTCTGCTTGAAGCTGAATATATCTTAGACTGACCGAATGTTATCATTTCAACATATCCGGAGATAAGCATGGTATCAAGGTAACGTGCAACCGTCATACGGTTCATTCCAATACCTTCGGATACTTTTTTTACAGTAAGACCTTCCGGATGCTGCTTCAGAAGAGTCAGTATTTCAGATACTGCAGAATCCCTGTTGCTCATTAAACTATTATAATAACAGTATCCTATAAAACCCATGCGTTTCTGTCAATCTTTAATGATAATATGGTCTCTGTTTCATAAGTGATATATGATAAATTATATCATTATCTTACCCTCACCAAAATACATACGGATTAAAAAAAATTAAAAAATATAACCCATCATCACAGAAAAGAGATATTCAGAGAATATTCAGAAAATAATACAGAAATGTAAAGATTATTGTGACCAGGCCAAATAACAGACAGAATTTCCAGAAAGAAACTTTTACTGCAATCTTTAGAAGAAGGTCCATAGAGATATATCCAAAGAAAAGTGATGAGGCAGATAATATCACCATTGACTGAAGAGGAATCCTGCTGATTGAATTAAAATCAATAAAAAGAATACCTGCGGTTGCAGGAACACTAAGCAGAAATGAGACCATTAATGCAGTCTCCTGATTCACCTTTCTGATGAGTAATGCAGTAACAGTAATTCCTGATCTTGAAATCCCCGGGATTACTGCAAAACCCTGTGCAATTCCGGTTAGAATTATATCACGGTTGCTTATATCATTAATATCCTTATCACCTTTTGAATCAGCGATTTTCATCAGAATTCCGGTCAGGACTAACATAAATCCGATAATCATAGTAAATAAAACCGGATTTACAAATGTTGAAAGATTCCGAAGTAGCAGGTACAAAGGAATTGCTGAAAATGCAGTAAAAAGTGTACCATAAAATATTACTGAACTGAGTTTAAGTTCAGAGAGAGGCGACATAAGAACAGAAAAAAATTCATCCCTATACTTAATTAATACTGCAAGCATAGTACCAAAATGAAGATAAAATGCATAAGAGAGAGCAGTCTGTGGATCAAGGTTCAGAACATTGAGCATATAAAGCATTGTCTGGGCTTCACTGCTCACAGGAAGCCACTCAAAAATACCCTGAATTACACCTGCAATTACAGCCTCAGAACCGTTCATTATATAATATGGATTCTCCTACTGGGATTAATAATTTTGTCACACATTAGTGAAGTGAAAACCTCTTCTATAAAGAAGATCTCCTGAATGAGATCAAAAATACCAGCAGTGCCAGATTAAATCCGGACAATAACAGGTAAAATGAAATACCGGCAAACTTCCTGCTGACAGCCGGATCATTTGCTCCTTCAGAACCCAATATATAATCAGACCGGAAATTATCAAAATAAATAACTGATATTTTTTTGTTTCCCAAGTTGATTTCAATAATATGGCTGCTGTTTCCGGAATCAGGGAAATATATACATCCGGAATTACTGACATCTTCACCTGTAATTTCTATGCCATCTATGATTACAGATTTCAACTCTCCACTCATACCACAAAAATTCATATACTTCCCGGAATTATCCTCATTAAACAGAAATAAATCAGAACCGTCCATACCAAGATATGAACCTCCAAAAAAGAGGTAATATTCATACGGGTTATCAGTCGATTTCCGGATGAAAACAATATCAGCATCCGTATTGTACCTGTCAAACACGCAGGAACCCTCCCCCGAATATATGTAATCAGTCTCTGAACCTGAGAACACTTTTACTGCACTGCCACTGCCACTGACCTTCAGTGTTTCTGCTGAATTTAAAACCTCATTTTCATAACCTGAATTTAGAAGGGTAATTCTGTTAAAATCTTCAGAACTTGGGCTTTTGAAATACACGACAGGTGAAAATACCTCTGACTGATAGGTGTATCCGGCAATTCTGCCGATATTTTTTGTAATGATAATATCTGATGCGGGTGAAGAGAAGATATTCATATTAACTCTTTTACCATATGGATTTGTAACTGACCATGTGATATTATCTGTAATAATACCTGTTGCAGTCTCCCTCTTATATGGAAGACTTAACCAGTCATATCCGGATGTTCCAATCTTAAGTTCACCCGGGATATATCCGGTTTCATCTTCAGAAAATATTCCATCCCCATTTATATCCAGGGTGGGCACTATTGCCAGTCCTGACGGCCGGAATACATTCCAGTACATTCTGTCAGAATTCCCGTCAAAATAATCAATAATAATAAAATAATCATTAAACGGGTAAATTATTGTCCTCTCATAATACACCGGAGGTGAAACTGAATAATAATCTGCCCACACATCTCCAATAACCTTAGATATCATCTCCTCCGCTCCCAGAGTACTTATCCATGAGGTCTCCACAATATTTTTGACATTTACGGGAGTAAGGACACCATTTACATTCCCTTTATAAACACCCCTTGATCTGCTGTCTGACCATTCAGAGACAGGATGTGGATTATCTGCATCTTCTAACGATATTCCGTTATGGTGATAAGCATACTGTCCGTAATACCTGTCAAGAACATACTTATTCTCTCCGGCATCAGCAAGCAGAAGATCCCCGCAACTGAAGTATTCAAATGACAGCTGATCATGATGAGCAGAATCGCGGTTACTATTGGTCCTGCCGTTAAATGTTACAAGAGAGAGCCAGTCTGAATCTTCCTCCCAGTTCTCCCTGAAAACCTGATAAGAGGACCCAGCATTCAGGTATGATTTCCATGGAGGAGGGGAGGACTTCATATTGTCGAAATTATCAGATACAATATAATAATAGAGATCAGGCATTTCACTATTCTCCGATGAATAAAGGAGAATGTTTTTAGCTTCCGTTTTTTTCAGGTAATCAAGAACTATCGCTTTATCCACGTCATCAAGAAGATTAAGAATACCCCTGTGATATGTCTTGAGTGTATTTCCGGAAGTGACACAGTTATTCATATAACCGTTTGGAAGAGTTTCCCATATTTCAGAAGTAACAATCTTTTTTGATAACGGATATTCCTCAAAAATATTCCTCCCATAATAGTGGCTATATATCTGAAACCACCACAGAAGACTTTCAATCACATAACTTTTATAGGCACCTAGATAATTTTTGCCTGAAACATTGTCAAAACCAAAATTAATAAGCGGTATGTTGTAGGAATGAAGTTTATCATCAATGAAGAGGTATTCGGTTCCTGTCTTAACCCACTCACCAGGCCCTGAATTCAGTGGAATATTGTCGGGATTAGTAAAATCAGATAAGACAACTCCGGCAACAGCAACATTGGGATATGCCTGACCATGATAATCTGAAAAAGATATATATTCAGTATTTCCACCGTTACTGTTCAGCTCATGATATGCAGAATCCACAAATGCAGCATATTTATTCCGGATAATTCTATCCATTTCTTCATCCAGATATGACTGTATCCAGTCGTAGGTAAGACCGTAGTCCCTTACGGCTGATGACCTTGACCATGGCTCCTGATCCCCAAGGTCAATATTAAACAGTGCCTCAGCTGCCTTCCCGGCGTATTTTTCATCACCTGTTATCTGATAGGCCAGACCAAGATCTCTTGCAAAACCTGCACGGTAAGATATCTTATCGTAATTCTGCCATTCAGGGACGGAAAAATCCATTTCAAGTGAATAATCTGCCCGGCTAATTATATAACTCTCCCAAGTATTCCAGGGTTCAGAACTCCTGTACTGATAGCCCGGGACTTCAGTAATATCATCAAAAATCAGACATGGATGATTAAGTTGTGCTTCGGATACCTGTACCTGGGAAAAAATAATTGTCAGTAATATTATTGGACATAATCTGAAGGATATTGGCAGATCTTTTTTTGAGTTCATAAATCGTTCACTCCGGATATAAAGACCATGCAGATATATCAGTATGCCATGAATTTTCTAAAGCCGGTTTGCCGGAGTACTCAATATGGCAGTATAGCAAATGATAAAATCCCTGAGGATAGTATTCAGTCTGCCTGCCCGAATACATAGTTAATCTTAAAGTATTCAACAGAATTTGTGGATGATAATATTACTTCCCACTCTTTATTCTAAGTCAAAAGCACAGATAAAGAATCAGGCATAGAATTAAAATATCAAAAATCTCAGAAAATCACTGTTGATAAACTTACATTTCCGATCCTTAAACATATGCATTACGTCAGGAATGTTTGACATGCAATAAAAATACAAAGAAAAAACAGTCATATTTAAGCCAGGAACAGTGAAAATGAAGAGAGCGGACAAATTATTATTCTACATTAAATCCGGAATTAACAGATTTTTTCCGCAGCAGGACAAGCTATCTGCCCTGCTGATATTATTCCTGATATTTGTCCTTACTATAGCCTACTTTATTCCTCTGCTATTCTTTGGAAGACCATTTGGAACTGATACTTATACCCATCTCTTCCATACAATGCAGATATATAATACCGATTCTTTGTTCAGTTTTTACGAAGAGGTTGGTAAAATAGTGTTTAATCCCGGTCTGAATGAAAACTCATATAATTATCCCTTTGGTTCATGGTTGTTTATTGCCGTAATCTCCAAAATATCAGGATTAAAACCAATATTAACAGCCGGAATTTTTTCAGCATTATATCTGGCTGTGATCATATCAACCTATTATGTATATTCCGGATCATTCCTGATGTACAAATGGCAGAAAATACTCTCAATTCTTTTTCTGCTTTCTATGCCCATAGCAGCTATATCACTTGAAACATTCAGACCTTCCGTATTTGTAATTCCTTTTTTGCTTCTCGCGTTTTACTTTGCCTATTCTGAAAAACTGAGTCTGAAAACTGTAGTAATTATCACATTGATGAGTATAACAATTGCTCTTTCCCATGCAGGTACTTTTATTTATTTAATGATCTTTTCTATCGTTTTTTTCCTTGCCGGATGCCTGTTCCAGGGTAAATTCTATAAAACAGTATATTTTATCCTTGCCTCATCATTTTTTGTATACTGGGTAACTGTGAGAGTATTCCCCCATCTACTACCGCAGTATGCAAACAAATCTTCAATGTTTATGATACCAGGCAATTTTATGGCTACTAAACTTCATATCTTCTTTGCAGATGACTTAAGCTATATATTATACAACAATATGTTTGTAAATGATGAATTTGTATATGCCTTAATTTACTCAGCACTCTTCTTTGCATTGGGACAGTTTCTGATCTACGTAAACAAATTTTTTATTCAAAAATATAATGAAATAAAAAAAAGCAGAAATTATGCTTTAATTCCGGCAAGCATATCCCATTCATCTCTGCTGATCCCTTTCTGGATAGGACCTGTACACACAATACTATCCTTTGCAGGTTTTTTCAGGCTGGATTCAAAAGGAAAATGCTTCATGATCTCACTCCTTGCAGTTACGGTATTACCCGCATGGATCAATGAAACAGAAGATATTGCCGGAGCAACGGGAGTACTAAGGGAAATTAATTACCTGATCCTTATAATTCCGGTCTCTGCTGTTCTGGGGTTTTCCAAAATTACAGAAATACTCCAGCAAAAGAAAAAAGGAGGCAGGTTTTTACTTCTTCTTCTGACCCTCGCGATAATCTCTTCAGCAATAATTATACCTCTGATTGGCAATGCTTATTACAATAACAAATTCTCAGGTGACGACTACATAATAAACGGTATGACCTGGCTTTCAGGAACCGGAAGTCCTGATGAAAAGGTTGTTGGAGTTGGTTACCGAAATATTCCAATATTTACAGAAAAACAGGACAGTACATACGGACTGATGCAGGGTTCAAGGACAAAAACCTTTACAAAAATATTGAACAGAGTTTATTTCTATGGAGATGGGAATCATGCCATGGAGCACTATACGCTCTTTGGAACCAGATACTACCTCCTGTCAGATAAACTGATATCCAATCTTCATGGCAAACCAGAGGACTTAACAATAGATCACAACATTGATCTTGACAGGATATATTCATGCCGGGATTTTGGAATTTACAGCCTTTCCCTCCAGTCCGGAAACACACTGATGCCTAACGAAGGTTATCATAAGAACAGTGGCCCTACCATAAATGAAATAGGATCTGGTTTTGAGATAAATACAGAGGCCTATAAAATATCTGTAGACAAATACAATCCAACAATAAAATATATCGGTGATAATTACCACAATCTCCTTCAGGAAGGGTCTATTAACGAAATGGCCTCCTTTTACTTTTATAGTACTGATGAACAGTTCAGTCCCTCACAATATTCATTCAACTCAGGTAATAATTATGAGATAAAAAGGGACAACAACCAGTTAATTTACAGAACTATAATAAAAAACAAAGACAGAATTAATATTTCAACCGCCGAGGTAAGATATACATTCTATCCTGAAATTATAAAAAGAGAATATATTATCTCAAATGACCGTATTGAAAATGAAGAAAGAGTCCCGATGCTGTTGTATTTTAACTCTGAATTTTTCTCGCCATCAAACAATTTTTTTTACTTTAATAACAATGAAAGATATGAAAAAACCATCTATCCTTCCCAGGATTGTGTAGAACTTGACGATAAATTTGAAAGGATATATATTTCCGAAGGGGACAGTGGCATATTCATTGATTATGAGGATACATCAGTTTATCCGGACTATCTATATTACAAGGGAATTATCTCCTGTGAATACAGCGTTATCGGGCTGAGGCAATATGAGATTGTAGAACCGGGAGCGTCAGTGCATATTACCCAGTACATATCAGCGGGCGCTGAAACAACTGCAGAAAGAAGAATAAATGAGCAGAACAGAGTTTCATTGCATCTCTACCCTGACGGAATTCTTCCACTTATATTCTGTAGTTACAATTCAGGAACAGTTCTTGCCGGACCCGGAGAATTCAGGGAAATTTCAACCAAAAACAGCAGTATAAAATTAACTGAAACTTTGGGGAGAACCCAAAAAGAGATTAATCTTAAGTCTCTGAAACAATACTCTGTAGAAAATACACCATATATAACCTCAATAATGATAAATGTACCATATTACAATTTAATAAATAATGAAGGACTCAGGCATCCACAAAATGTTTTGATTGACGGTGAAGAAACAGACATAATAATTTTGCCGATATCAAAGCCAGCAACAAATATTCTAAGCTTTACAAATAACTCTGAAAAATTTTTTGAAGACTGGGAAAAAGTCGCAGAAAGTGCTTCTGAAAATAATGACATGGCACTTTTCCTGATAACAGAAAGTGATATTTCAAACCAGATGAAATCCGGAAAAATGGACGAATTTCTGAATTATGCTGAAATTCTAGGTCTTTTCCCCGTTTCAGCAGATGAAACGGCCCGGCATTTCAGACTGATAGGAAACATAGAATATAATTTTGCAGAAGAAAATGATAAAATAACAATTACTGCAAGAAACAAAAATAATGAGGCAGTAAAAGGCTTAACATTCCGGATTAAAATGCCGGCAGTTAAAGATGGCAGTTACATTGCCCAAAACTCCAAAATTGTAAAGGAGCAGATATCAGGAGATCAGAAAATAATTTTTGTCAGTGTAAATCTTGAACCCGGGGAGTCAAAAAAGATCAGTATATTACCTGATTTTGAGAGAAAAAAACTCTTAGCGGAAATTAGTGGATGCCTGGGGGAGGGAGAGGCAAAAATAAAAATAACTGATGATAAAGGAGAGGAAATTGATAAAGCCACAGTAATTATAGACTCTGAAATCTACTACACTGACGAAAACGGAATTATTGAAGTATTCCTCAGAAGGGGAGAACACAAAATAATTGTTAAAAAAGCCGGTTATACAATGTACAGTTACGAGTTTGTTGTAACTGACAGAATATCGGCAATTCTTGGAATAGTATAATTATAGTAATAATAAGTCCTTTAATCAGGATTGAACCTGAATTTTCGTCACAGAATGATAAAAACATCATAGAGATTATTAAAACCGGTGAAATAAATGGAAATTAAATTGTGCAATGATAATCTTTCAGATATATGGGATAAATCCGTATTATCATCAGAGTATGGCACTATCTTTCATAAATGGAATTTTTTGAGGATTGCAGAAAAATATTCAGGCTCCAGTCTGCTTGGACTGATGATATATCAGGGAACTGAGCTTAAGGCAATATATCCGGTTTTCCTGAAAAATAGGTCCGCATTTAATATTGCAATGTCGCCGGTTTCAAGATCATTTATGTATTATCTCGGACCGCTCTTTGTAGATTATGAAAACCTTAAGCAGAGAAAAAAAGAGACCAGATTCATCAATGTACAACAGATAGTTGACGAATTATTATTTTCTGAACTTGGGTGCAGATATGCAAGAATCAGACTTGTACCCGGTTATTATGATTCAAGACCACTTTCATGGTCAGGGTACGATGTAAAACCATTATACACCACCAGAATTGATCTGAAAAGGGATATTGATGATATATGGAATGATTTTGATAAAAGAATAAAGGGAACAATAAAAAAAGCCGACAGTAACGGTATTCAGGTTAATCTTGGTGACTTGGAAGATATGAGGTATATATTTC
The sequence above is a segment of the Methanoplanus limicola DSM 2279 genome. Coding sequences within it:
- a CDS encoding GNAT family N-acetyltransferase is translated as MELKVADEGDKNSWDDLVFSSDNSTLYHTWDWLVKMNEHSSIKVFSGSIDPVLYRLMAYEGSELYGLIPLYVYKFLSVNIVFSPPVGVENSYLGPVIKKYDDIKLRNKYSKFIVFQKVLDGFMKDHLMSDVIKIDMSPFPYDPRSFIWSGYSVVPRHTYVLSLKEGKDVVWTNIHINLRSEIKKARKAGIVIEEGSKEHIDQLFDLMVKRGRIHTSREYIHDIYDDFSRGYVKLFIAKKDDQFLTGVLITYYKKKVDAWIGAPGLLFGNLNLNGILLWHTIEWACSQGYDYYEIIGADTPELFPFKNKFNAELRHYYSMRWYSPLIRIGKGIYHSFKPEFR
- a CDS encoding Gfo/Idh/MocA family protein → MDVGVIGTGVMGKNHVRVYSEMKEVGDLFLYDVNSSASSGIAKGCGINVVDSVDELLKNVDAVSICVSTQYHYETAVQVARAGISMLIEKPICQTSKQGEELLSEIPDDIVAGVGHIERFNPIVNEISRIIDSPLYVEMKRHNPSSIRINGSSVVEDLMIHDIDIIFNNGHFRGPYNLYSSGNSDICGAIFEFPGFPVYLSTSRKSSKKIRMVYIEEENFTIEGDYMTQEVYIHKKPERYSHDADKYIQENIVEKVMVSKVEPLKVELNTFVDCVRSGKEFPVSPDQAVKNVRICEDIRQKCGY
- a CDS encoding PAS domain S-box protein encodes the protein MSNRDSAVSEILTLLKQHPEGLTVKKVSEGIGMNRMTVARYLDTMLISGYVEMITFGQSKIYSASSRIPINDILNCLSDCIITLDQDYNIVFGNRSFLDLVGKEENEIYGRYVFDILSPCGENFGFDILTEFDNQEISVIKNDAVKKFTANFIKTVSIDGNIGIAVFLRDITDITNIQSRLKKVENLYDSLIRGFKNIIFYIDYNGLITYADPGCIGVLGYQPSEMAGKYIFDFISGDESRILDCLDMRKNSGSSAPESLKSEFIRHDGSFVVLNLFIFAEYTSSSDYCGFQTLCTEINS
- a CDS encoding undecaprenyl-diphosphate phosphatase — encoded protein: MNGSEAVIAGVIQGIFEWLPVSSEAQTMLYMLNVLNLDPQTALSYAFYLHFGTMLAVLIKYRDEFFSVLMSPLSELKLSSVIFYGTLFTAFSAIPLYLLLRNLSTFVNPVLFTMIIGFMLVLTGILMKIADSKGDKDINDISNRDIILTGIAQGFAVIPGISRSGITVTALLIRKVNQETALMVSFLLSVPATAGILFIDFNSISRIPLQSMVILSASSLFFGYISMDLLLKIAVKVSFWKFCLLFGLVTIIFTFLYYFLNIL
- a CDS encoding heparinase II/III family protein; translation: MNSKKDLPISFRLCPIILLTIIFSQVQVSEAQLNHPCLIFDDITEVPGYQYRSSEPWNTWESYIISRADYSLEMDFSVPEWQNYDKISYRAGFARDLGLAYQITGDEKYAGKAAEALFNIDLGDQEPWSRSSAVRDYGLTYDWIQSYLDEEMDRIIRNKYAAFVDSAYHELNSNGGNTEYISFSDYHGQAYPNVAVAGVVLSDFTNPDNIPLNSGPGEWVKTGTEYLFIDDKLHSYNIPLINFGFDNVSGKNYLGAYKSYVIESLLWWFQIYSHYYGRNIFEEYPLSKKIVTSEIWETLPNGYMNNCVTSGNTLKTYHRGILNLLDDVDKAIVLDYLKKTEAKNILLYSSENSEMPDLYYYIVSDNFDNMKSSPPPWKSYLNAGSSYQVFRENWEEDSDWLSLVTFNGRTNSNRDSAHHDQLSFEYFSCGDLLLADAGENKYVLDRYYGQYAYHHNGISLEDADNPHPVSEWSDSRSRGVYKGNVNGVLTPVNVKNIVETSWISTLGAEEMISKVIGDVWADYYSVSPPVYYERTIIYPFNDYFIIIDYFDGNSDRMYWNVFRPSGLAIVPTLDINGDGIFSEDETGYIPGELKIGTSGYDWLSLPYKRETATGIITDNITWSVTNPYGKRVNMNIFSSPASDIIITKNIGRIAGYTYQSEVFSPVVYFKSPSSEDFNRITLLNSGYENEVLNSAETLKVSGSGSAVKVFSGSETDYIYSGEGSCVFDRYNTDADIVFIRKSTDNPYEYYLFFGGSYLGMDGSDLFLFNEDNSGKYMNFCGMSGELKSVIIDGIEITGEDVSNSGCIYFPDSGNSSHIIEINLGNKKISVIYFDNFRSDYILGSEGANDPAVSRKFAGISFYLLLSGFNLALLVFLISFRRSSL